In Odontesthes bonariensis isolate fOdoBon6 chromosome 20, fOdoBon6.hap1, whole genome shotgun sequence, a genomic segment contains:
- the mak gene encoding serine/threonine-protein kinase MAK isoform X5, which translates to MFSENEIRNIMFQVLSGLVFVHKHGFFHRDMKPENLLCMGPELVKIADFGLAREIRSKPPYTDYVSTRWYRAPEVLLRSSTYSSPIDLWAVGCIMAELYTLRPLFPGNSEVDEIFKICQVLGTVKKTDWAEGYQLASAMNFRFPQCVPTHLKTLIPNASNEAITLMKDMLQWDPKKRPTAVQALRYPYFQVGQVLGPRPQSQEVKKMQTRPMVQKQVSESKADPQQFSSDSKASTTSSRNHQQHQPLQQIPLPQGGSKPGGPSHAKAAPLVGENSVGASGIGVLKNGRRRWGQTVAKTSDSWDESDQSETAASNSKKPSLGNGEEEESSAERGPQPKEQKPLYSFSTVTKLPNNVKVGQLDSSLPGSAARQHYLSQSRYLPGLIGRNQTSGDKEMSGMTLRDLWENSSNTVNKPLGAIGGGLTVTRANAGNFISTKYNLSSGYIPSFQKKEVGSVGQRIQLAPLAGQHAINLSPSLDNKKDRTKSTKLEPISNSSLSETGEDYEGWKRRADRTQVKGSSYSAFGKTSGSLLSRAPAVQPVHGRVDWTSKYGGNR; encoded by the exons ATGTTCTCAGAGAATGAAATTAGGAACATCATGTTTCAAGTGCTGTCTGGGCTGGTTTTTGTACATAAGCATG GTTTCTTCCACCGAGACATGAAGCCAGAGAATCTCTTGTGCATGGGTCCAGAACTGGTCAAAATAGCAGATTTTGGACTGGCCAGAGAGATCCGCTCCAAACCTCCTTACACAGACTATGTATCCACTCGATG GTACCGAGCTCCCGAAGTTCTGCTTAGGTCATCTACCTACAGCTCTCCTATTGACCTATGGGCTGTGGGCTGCATCATGGCTGAACTCTATACACTCAGACCTCTTTTCCCTGGAAACAGTGAAGTGGATGAAATCTTTAAGATCTGCCAAGTTCTGGGCACTGTCAAAAAG ACCGATTGGGCCGAGGGTTACCAACTCGCGTCTGCTATGAACTTTCGCTTTCCACAATGCGTGCCGACCCACCTCAAGACCCTCATCCCAAATGCCAGCAATGAGGCTATTACACTGATGAAGGACATGCTCCAGTGGGACCCCAAAAAACGGCCAACGGCTGTACAG GCCCTGCGTTACCCTTACTTCCAGGTAGGCCAGGTCCTGGGGCCTCGTCCTCAGAGCCAGGAGGTCAAGAAAATGCAGACCAGGCCCATGGTTCAGAAACAGGTGTCTGAGTCTAAGGCTGATCCACAGCAGTTTTCCTCTGACTCCAAAGCTTCCACAACCTCCTCCAGAAACCACCAGCAACATCAGCCTCTGCAGCAGATCCCACTGCCTCAGGGTGGCAGTAAACCAGGAGGCCCCAGCCATGCA AAGGCGGCACCGCTGGTTGGTGAGAACAGTGTTGGGGCCAGTGGGATCGGGGTGCTGAAAAATGGACGTCGTCGCTGGGGACAGACAGTGGCCAAGACCTCAGACAGCTGGGATGAATCCGACCAGTCAGAAACTGCAGCCTCCAACTCCAAGAAGCCCAGCCTGGGGaatggagaggaggaggagagctcTGCGGAGCGCGGCCCTCA GCCCAAGGAGCAAAAACCTCTGTATTCCTTCAGCACTGTTACGAAACTACCTAACAATGTTAAGGTTGGCCAATTGGATTCCAGTCTTCCTGGATCTGCAGCAAGGCAGCACTATCTCAGCCAATCACGTTACTTGCCAG GCTTGATTGGCAGGAATCAGACCTCTGGAGATAAGGAGATGAGTGGTATGACACTGCGGGACCTCTGGGAGAACTCctcaaacactgtaaacaaacCACTGGGTGCTATTGGAGGAGGATTAACTGTCACCAGGGCCAACGCAG GGAACTTTattagcaccaaatacaacctCTCCAGTGGTTATATTCCTTCTTTCCAAAAGAAAGAGGTCGGTTCAGTGGGACAGAGAATCCAGCTTGCCCCTTTGGCTGGCCAGCATGCAA TCAAtctttctccttctcttgaTAATAAAAAAGACAGGACAAAATCGACAAAACTCGAGCCAATATCCAACTCATCATTGAGTGAAACTGGTGAAG ATTATGAGGGCTGGAAGAGGAGGGCAGACAGGACTCAGGTGAAGGGAAGCAGCTATTCAGCATTCGGGAAGACCTCTGGAAGTCTCCTGAGCCGAGCTCCCGCCGTGCAGCCCGTCCACGGCAGGGTGGACTGGACATCCAAGTATGGTGGAAATCGGTAG
- the mak gene encoding serine/threonine-protein kinase MAK isoform X4, translated as MFSENEIRNIMFQVLSGLVFVHKHGFFHRDMKPENLLCMGPELVKIADFGLAREIRSKPPYTDYVSTRWYRAPEVLLRSSTYSSPIDLWAVGCIMAELYTLRPLFPGNSEVDEIFKICQVLGTVKKTDWAEGYQLASAMNFRFPQCVPTHLKTLIPNASNEAITLMKDMLQWDPKKRPTAVQALRYPYFQVGQVLGPRPQSQEVKKMQTRPMVQKQVSESKADPQQFSSDSKASTTSSRNHQQHQPLQQIPLPQGGSKPGGPSHAKAAPLVGENSVGASGIGVLKNGRRRWGQTVAKTSDSWDESDQSETAASNSKKPSLGNGEEEESSAERGPQPKEQKPLYSFSTVTKLPNNVKVGQLDSSLPGSAARQHYLSQSRYLPGLIGRNQTSGDKEMSGMTLRDLWENSSNTVNKPLGAIGGGLTVTRANAEENATKSVASTPEKSVVKERILEKIDLSKGNFISTKYNLSSGYIPSFQKKEVGSVGQRIQLAPLAGQHAINLSPSLDNKKDRTKSTKLEPISNSSLSETGEDYEGWKRRADRTQVKGSSYSAFGKTSGSLLSRAPAVQPVHGRVDWTSKYGGNR; from the exons ATGTTCTCAGAGAATGAAATTAGGAACATCATGTTTCAAGTGCTGTCTGGGCTGGTTTTTGTACATAAGCATG GTTTCTTCCACCGAGACATGAAGCCAGAGAATCTCTTGTGCATGGGTCCAGAACTGGTCAAAATAGCAGATTTTGGACTGGCCAGAGAGATCCGCTCCAAACCTCCTTACACAGACTATGTATCCACTCGATG GTACCGAGCTCCCGAAGTTCTGCTTAGGTCATCTACCTACAGCTCTCCTATTGACCTATGGGCTGTGGGCTGCATCATGGCTGAACTCTATACACTCAGACCTCTTTTCCCTGGAAACAGTGAAGTGGATGAAATCTTTAAGATCTGCCAAGTTCTGGGCACTGTCAAAAAG ACCGATTGGGCCGAGGGTTACCAACTCGCGTCTGCTATGAACTTTCGCTTTCCACAATGCGTGCCGACCCACCTCAAGACCCTCATCCCAAATGCCAGCAATGAGGCTATTACACTGATGAAGGACATGCTCCAGTGGGACCCCAAAAAACGGCCAACGGCTGTACAG GCCCTGCGTTACCCTTACTTCCAGGTAGGCCAGGTCCTGGGGCCTCGTCCTCAGAGCCAGGAGGTCAAGAAAATGCAGACCAGGCCCATGGTTCAGAAACAGGTGTCTGAGTCTAAGGCTGATCCACAGCAGTTTTCCTCTGACTCCAAAGCTTCCACAACCTCCTCCAGAAACCACCAGCAACATCAGCCTCTGCAGCAGATCCCACTGCCTCAGGGTGGCAGTAAACCAGGAGGCCCCAGCCATGCA AAGGCGGCACCGCTGGTTGGTGAGAACAGTGTTGGGGCCAGTGGGATCGGGGTGCTGAAAAATGGACGTCGTCGCTGGGGACAGACAGTGGCCAAGACCTCAGACAGCTGGGATGAATCCGACCAGTCAGAAACTGCAGCCTCCAACTCCAAGAAGCCCAGCCTGGGGaatggagaggaggaggagagctcTGCGGAGCGCGGCCCTCA GCCCAAGGAGCAAAAACCTCTGTATTCCTTCAGCACTGTTACGAAACTACCTAACAATGTTAAGGTTGGCCAATTGGATTCCAGTCTTCCTGGATCTGCAGCAAGGCAGCACTATCTCAGCCAATCACGTTACTTGCCAG GCTTGATTGGCAGGAATCAGACCTCTGGAGATAAGGAGATGAGTGGTATGACACTGCGGGACCTCTGGGAGAACTCctcaaacactgtaaacaaacCACTGGGTGCTATTGGAGGAGGATTAACTGTCACCAGGGCCAACGCAG AAGAGAACGCCACTAAATCCGTGGCTAGCACACCAGAGAAAAGTGTTGTCAAAGAAAGAATACTGGAGAAAATTGATCTGTCCAAAG GGAACTTTattagcaccaaatacaacctCTCCAGTGGTTATATTCCTTCTTTCCAAAAGAAAGAGGTCGGTTCAGTGGGACAGAGAATCCAGCTTGCCCCTTTGGCTGGCCAGCATGCAA TCAAtctttctccttctcttgaTAATAAAAAAGACAGGACAAAATCGACAAAACTCGAGCCAATATCCAACTCATCATTGAGTGAAACTGGTGAAG ATTATGAGGGCTGGAAGAGGAGGGCAGACAGGACTCAGGTGAAGGGAAGCAGCTATTCAGCATTCGGGAAGACCTCTGGAAGTCTCCTGAGCCGAGCTCCCGCCGTGCAGCCCGTCCACGGCAGGGTGGACTGGACATCCAAGTATGGTGGAAATCGGTAG
- the mak gene encoding serine/threonine-protein kinase MAK isoform X1 translates to MMNRYTTLKQLGDGTYGSVLMGRSNESGELVAIKRMKRKFYSWEECMNLREVKSLKKLNHANVVKLKEVIRENDHLYFVFEYMKENLYQLMKDRKKMFPESVIRNISFQILQGLSFIHKHGFFHRDMKPENLLCMGPELVKIADFGLAREIRSKPPYTDYVSTRWYRAPEVLLRSSTYSSPIDLWAVGCIMAELYTLRPLFPGNSEVDEIFKICQVLGTVKKTDWAEGYQLASAMNFRFPQCVPTHLKTLIPNASNEAITLMKDMLQWDPKKRPTAVQALRYPYFQVGQVLGPRPQSQEVKKMQTRPMVQKQVSESKADPQQFSSDSKASTTSSRNHQQHQPLQQIPLPQGGSKPGGPSHAKAAPLVGENSVGASGIGVLKNGRRRWGQTVAKTSDSWDESDQSETAASNSKKPSLGNGEEEESSAERGPQPKEQKPLYSFSTVTKLPNNVKVGQLDSSLPGSAARQHYLSQSRYLPGLIGRNQTSGDKEMSGMTLRDLWENSSNTVNKPLGAIGGGLTVTRANAGNFISTKYNLSSGYIPSFQKKEVGSVGQRIQLAPLAGQHAINLSPSLDNKKDRTKSTKLEPISNSSLSETGEDYEGWKRRADRTQVKGSSYSAFGKTSGSLLSRAPAVQPVHGRVDWTSKYGGNR, encoded by the exons ATGATGAATCGCTACACCACCCTGAAGCAGCTGGGTGATGGCACCTATGGGAGCGTTCTGATGGGGAGAAGCAACGAGTCTGGAGAACTTGTAGCAATCAAAAG GATGAAGAGAAAGTTCTACTCATGGGAAGAATGCATGAACCTAAGAGAAGTGAAG TCACTGAAGAAGCTGAACCATGCCAATGTGGTGAAACTAAAAGAGGTTATCAGAGAGAACGATCACCTCTATTTTGTCTTTGAGTACATGAAGGAGAACCTGTACCAGCTTATGAAGGACAG gaaaaaaatgtttcctgAATCAGTGATAAGAAACATAAGCTTTCAGATTTTACAAGGCCTGTCATTTATTCACAAACATG GTTTCTTCCACCGAGACATGAAGCCAGAGAATCTCTTGTGCATGGGTCCAGAACTGGTCAAAATAGCAGATTTTGGACTGGCCAGAGAGATCCGCTCCAAACCTCCTTACACAGACTATGTATCCACTCGATG GTACCGAGCTCCCGAAGTTCTGCTTAGGTCATCTACCTACAGCTCTCCTATTGACCTATGGGCTGTGGGCTGCATCATGGCTGAACTCTATACACTCAGACCTCTTTTCCCTGGAAACAGTGAAGTGGATGAAATCTTTAAGATCTGCCAAGTTCTGGGCACTGTCAAAAAG ACCGATTGGGCCGAGGGTTACCAACTCGCGTCTGCTATGAACTTTCGCTTTCCACAATGCGTGCCGACCCACCTCAAGACCCTCATCCCAAATGCCAGCAATGAGGCTATTACACTGATGAAGGACATGCTCCAGTGGGACCCCAAAAAACGGCCAACGGCTGTACAG GCCCTGCGTTACCCTTACTTCCAGGTAGGCCAGGTCCTGGGGCCTCGTCCTCAGAGCCAGGAGGTCAAGAAAATGCAGACCAGGCCCATGGTTCAGAAACAGGTGTCTGAGTCTAAGGCTGATCCACAGCAGTTTTCCTCTGACTCCAAAGCTTCCACAACCTCCTCCAGAAACCACCAGCAACATCAGCCTCTGCAGCAGATCCCACTGCCTCAGGGTGGCAGTAAACCAGGAGGCCCCAGCCATGCA AAGGCGGCACCGCTGGTTGGTGAGAACAGTGTTGGGGCCAGTGGGATCGGGGTGCTGAAAAATGGACGTCGTCGCTGGGGACAGACAGTGGCCAAGACCTCAGACAGCTGGGATGAATCCGACCAGTCAGAAACTGCAGCCTCCAACTCCAAGAAGCCCAGCCTGGGGaatggagaggaggaggagagctcTGCGGAGCGCGGCCCTCA GCCCAAGGAGCAAAAACCTCTGTATTCCTTCAGCACTGTTACGAAACTACCTAACAATGTTAAGGTTGGCCAATTGGATTCCAGTCTTCCTGGATCTGCAGCAAGGCAGCACTATCTCAGCCAATCACGTTACTTGCCAG GCTTGATTGGCAGGAATCAGACCTCTGGAGATAAGGAGATGAGTGGTATGACACTGCGGGACCTCTGGGAGAACTCctcaaacactgtaaacaaacCACTGGGTGCTATTGGAGGAGGATTAACTGTCACCAGGGCCAACGCAG GGAACTTTattagcaccaaatacaacctCTCCAGTGGTTATATTCCTTCTTTCCAAAAGAAAGAGGTCGGTTCAGTGGGACAGAGAATCCAGCTTGCCCCTTTGGCTGGCCAGCATGCAA TCAAtctttctccttctcttgaTAATAAAAAAGACAGGACAAAATCGACAAAACTCGAGCCAATATCCAACTCATCATTGAGTGAAACTGGTGAAG ATTATGAGGGCTGGAAGAGGAGGGCAGACAGGACTCAGGTGAAGGGAAGCAGCTATTCAGCATTCGGGAAGACCTCTGGAAGTCTCCTGAGCCGAGCTCCCGCCGTGCAGCCCGTCCACGGCAGGGTGGACTGGACATCCAAGTATGGTGGAAATCGGTAG
- the mak gene encoding serine/threonine-protein kinase MAK isoform X2, protein MMNRYTTLKQLGDGTYGSVLMGRSNESGELVAIKRMKRKFYSWEECMNLREVKSLKKLNHANVVKLKEVIRENDHLYFVFEYMKENLYQLMKDRKKMFPESVIRNISFQILQGLSFIHKHGFFHRDMKPENLLCMGPELVKIADFGLAREIRSKPPYTDYVSTRWYRAPEVLLRSSTYSSPIDLWAVGCIMAELYTLRPLFPGNSEVDEIFKICQVLGTVKKTDWAEGYQLASAMNFRFPQCVPTHLKTLIPNASNEAITLMKDMLQWDPKKRPTAVQALRYPYFQVGQVLGPRPQSQEVKKMQTRPMVQKQVSESKADPQQFSSDSKASTTSSRNHQQHQPLQQIPLPQGGSKPGGPSHAKAAPLVGENSVGASGIGVLKNGRRRWGQTVAKTSDSWDESDQSETAASNSKKPSLGNGEEEESSAERGPQPKEQKPLYSFSTVTKLPNNVKVGQLDSSLPGSAARQHYLSQSRYLPGLIGRNQTSGDKEMSGMTLRDLWENSSNTVNKPLGAIGGGLTVTRANAEENATKSVASTPEKSVVKERILEKIDLSKGNFISTKYNLSSGYIPSFQKKEVGSVGQRIQLAPLAGQHANYEGWKRRADRTQVKGSSYSAFGKTSGSLLSRAPAVQPVHGRVDWTSKYGGNR, encoded by the exons ATGATGAATCGCTACACCACCCTGAAGCAGCTGGGTGATGGCACCTATGGGAGCGTTCTGATGGGGAGAAGCAACGAGTCTGGAGAACTTGTAGCAATCAAAAG GATGAAGAGAAAGTTCTACTCATGGGAAGAATGCATGAACCTAAGAGAAGTGAAG TCACTGAAGAAGCTGAACCATGCCAATGTGGTGAAACTAAAAGAGGTTATCAGAGAGAACGATCACCTCTATTTTGTCTTTGAGTACATGAAGGAGAACCTGTACCAGCTTATGAAGGACAG gaaaaaaatgtttcctgAATCAGTGATAAGAAACATAAGCTTTCAGATTTTACAAGGCCTGTCATTTATTCACAAACATG GTTTCTTCCACCGAGACATGAAGCCAGAGAATCTCTTGTGCATGGGTCCAGAACTGGTCAAAATAGCAGATTTTGGACTGGCCAGAGAGATCCGCTCCAAACCTCCTTACACAGACTATGTATCCACTCGATG GTACCGAGCTCCCGAAGTTCTGCTTAGGTCATCTACCTACAGCTCTCCTATTGACCTATGGGCTGTGGGCTGCATCATGGCTGAACTCTATACACTCAGACCTCTTTTCCCTGGAAACAGTGAAGTGGATGAAATCTTTAAGATCTGCCAAGTTCTGGGCACTGTCAAAAAG ACCGATTGGGCCGAGGGTTACCAACTCGCGTCTGCTATGAACTTTCGCTTTCCACAATGCGTGCCGACCCACCTCAAGACCCTCATCCCAAATGCCAGCAATGAGGCTATTACACTGATGAAGGACATGCTCCAGTGGGACCCCAAAAAACGGCCAACGGCTGTACAG GCCCTGCGTTACCCTTACTTCCAGGTAGGCCAGGTCCTGGGGCCTCGTCCTCAGAGCCAGGAGGTCAAGAAAATGCAGACCAGGCCCATGGTTCAGAAACAGGTGTCTGAGTCTAAGGCTGATCCACAGCAGTTTTCCTCTGACTCCAAAGCTTCCACAACCTCCTCCAGAAACCACCAGCAACATCAGCCTCTGCAGCAGATCCCACTGCCTCAGGGTGGCAGTAAACCAGGAGGCCCCAGCCATGCA AAGGCGGCACCGCTGGTTGGTGAGAACAGTGTTGGGGCCAGTGGGATCGGGGTGCTGAAAAATGGACGTCGTCGCTGGGGACAGACAGTGGCCAAGACCTCAGACAGCTGGGATGAATCCGACCAGTCAGAAACTGCAGCCTCCAACTCCAAGAAGCCCAGCCTGGGGaatggagaggaggaggagagctcTGCGGAGCGCGGCCCTCA GCCCAAGGAGCAAAAACCTCTGTATTCCTTCAGCACTGTTACGAAACTACCTAACAATGTTAAGGTTGGCCAATTGGATTCCAGTCTTCCTGGATCTGCAGCAAGGCAGCACTATCTCAGCCAATCACGTTACTTGCCAG GCTTGATTGGCAGGAATCAGACCTCTGGAGATAAGGAGATGAGTGGTATGACACTGCGGGACCTCTGGGAGAACTCctcaaacactgtaaacaaacCACTGGGTGCTATTGGAGGAGGATTAACTGTCACCAGGGCCAACGCAG AAGAGAACGCCACTAAATCCGTGGCTAGCACACCAGAGAAAAGTGTTGTCAAAGAAAGAATACTGGAGAAAATTGATCTGTCCAAAG GGAACTTTattagcaccaaatacaacctCTCCAGTGGTTATATTCCTTCTTTCCAAAAGAAAGAGGTCGGTTCAGTGGGACAGAGAATCCAGCTTGCCCCTTTGGCTGGCCAGCATGCAA ATTATGAGGGCTGGAAGAGGAGGGCAGACAGGACTCAGGTGAAGGGAAGCAGCTATTCAGCATTCGGGAAGACCTCTGGAAGTCTCCTGAGCCGAGCTCCCGCCGTGCAGCCCGTCCACGGCAGGGTGGACTGGACATCCAAGTATGGTGGAAATCGGTAG
- the mak gene encoding serine/threonine-protein kinase MAK isoform X3, which translates to MMNRYTTLKQLGDGTYGSVLMGRSNESGELVAIKRMKRKFYSWEECMNLREVKSLKKLNHANVVKLKEVIRENDHLYFVFEYMKENLYQLMKDRKKMFPESVIRNISFQILQGLSFIHKHGFFHRDMKPENLLCMGPELVKIADFGLAREIRSKPPYTDYVSTRWYRAPEVLLRSSTYSSPIDLWAVGCIMAELYTLRPLFPGNSEVDEIFKICQVLGTVKKTDWAEGYQLASAMNFRFPQCVPTHLKTLIPNASNEAITLMKDMLQWDPKKRPTAVQALRYPYFQVGQVLGPRPQSQEVKKMQTRPMVQKQVSESKADPQQFSSDSKASTTSSRNHQQHQPLQQIPLPQGGSKPGGPSHAKAAPLVGENSVGASGIGVLKNGRRRWGQTVAKTSDSWDESDQSETAASNSKKPSLGNGEEEESSAERGPQPKEQKPLYSFSTVTKLPNNVKVGQLDSSLPGSAARQHYLSQSRYLPGLIGRNQTSGDKEMSGMTLRDLWENSSNTVNKPLGAIGGGLTVTRANAGNFISTKYNLSSGYIPSFQKKEVGSVGQRIQLAPLAGQHANYEGWKRRADRTQVKGSSYSAFGKTSGSLLSRAPAVQPVHGRVDWTSKYGGNR; encoded by the exons ATGATGAATCGCTACACCACCCTGAAGCAGCTGGGTGATGGCACCTATGGGAGCGTTCTGATGGGGAGAAGCAACGAGTCTGGAGAACTTGTAGCAATCAAAAG GATGAAGAGAAAGTTCTACTCATGGGAAGAATGCATGAACCTAAGAGAAGTGAAG TCACTGAAGAAGCTGAACCATGCCAATGTGGTGAAACTAAAAGAGGTTATCAGAGAGAACGATCACCTCTATTTTGTCTTTGAGTACATGAAGGAGAACCTGTACCAGCTTATGAAGGACAG gaaaaaaatgtttcctgAATCAGTGATAAGAAACATAAGCTTTCAGATTTTACAAGGCCTGTCATTTATTCACAAACATG GTTTCTTCCACCGAGACATGAAGCCAGAGAATCTCTTGTGCATGGGTCCAGAACTGGTCAAAATAGCAGATTTTGGACTGGCCAGAGAGATCCGCTCCAAACCTCCTTACACAGACTATGTATCCACTCGATG GTACCGAGCTCCCGAAGTTCTGCTTAGGTCATCTACCTACAGCTCTCCTATTGACCTATGGGCTGTGGGCTGCATCATGGCTGAACTCTATACACTCAGACCTCTTTTCCCTGGAAACAGTGAAGTGGATGAAATCTTTAAGATCTGCCAAGTTCTGGGCACTGTCAAAAAG ACCGATTGGGCCGAGGGTTACCAACTCGCGTCTGCTATGAACTTTCGCTTTCCACAATGCGTGCCGACCCACCTCAAGACCCTCATCCCAAATGCCAGCAATGAGGCTATTACACTGATGAAGGACATGCTCCAGTGGGACCCCAAAAAACGGCCAACGGCTGTACAG GCCCTGCGTTACCCTTACTTCCAGGTAGGCCAGGTCCTGGGGCCTCGTCCTCAGAGCCAGGAGGTCAAGAAAATGCAGACCAGGCCCATGGTTCAGAAACAGGTGTCTGAGTCTAAGGCTGATCCACAGCAGTTTTCCTCTGACTCCAAAGCTTCCACAACCTCCTCCAGAAACCACCAGCAACATCAGCCTCTGCAGCAGATCCCACTGCCTCAGGGTGGCAGTAAACCAGGAGGCCCCAGCCATGCA AAGGCGGCACCGCTGGTTGGTGAGAACAGTGTTGGGGCCAGTGGGATCGGGGTGCTGAAAAATGGACGTCGTCGCTGGGGACAGACAGTGGCCAAGACCTCAGACAGCTGGGATGAATCCGACCAGTCAGAAACTGCAGCCTCCAACTCCAAGAAGCCCAGCCTGGGGaatggagaggaggaggagagctcTGCGGAGCGCGGCCCTCA GCCCAAGGAGCAAAAACCTCTGTATTCCTTCAGCACTGTTACGAAACTACCTAACAATGTTAAGGTTGGCCAATTGGATTCCAGTCTTCCTGGATCTGCAGCAAGGCAGCACTATCTCAGCCAATCACGTTACTTGCCAG GCTTGATTGGCAGGAATCAGACCTCTGGAGATAAGGAGATGAGTGGTATGACACTGCGGGACCTCTGGGAGAACTCctcaaacactgtaaacaaacCACTGGGTGCTATTGGAGGAGGATTAACTGTCACCAGGGCCAACGCAG GGAACTTTattagcaccaaatacaacctCTCCAGTGGTTATATTCCTTCTTTCCAAAAGAAAGAGGTCGGTTCAGTGGGACAGAGAATCCAGCTTGCCCCTTTGGCTGGCCAGCATGCAA ATTATGAGGGCTGGAAGAGGAGGGCAGACAGGACTCAGGTGAAGGGAAGCAGCTATTCAGCATTCGGGAAGACCTCTGGAAGTCTCCTGAGCCGAGCTCCCGCCGTGCAGCCCGTCCACGGCAGGGTGGACTGGACATCCAAGTATGGTGGAAATCGGTAG